In a single window of the Balaenoptera acutorostrata chromosome 3, mBalAcu1.1, whole genome shotgun sequence genome:
- the NGB gene encoding neuroglobin, which produces MERPEPELIRQSWREVSRSPLEHGTVLFARLFDLEPDLLPLFQYNCRQFSSSEDCLSSPEFLDHIRKVMLVIDAAVTNVEDLSSLEEYLASLGRKHRAVGVKLSSFSTVGESLLYMLEKCLGPAFTPAMRAAWSQLYGAVVQAMSRGWDGD; this is translated from the exons ATGGAGCGCCCGGAGCCCGAGCTGATCCGGCAGAGCTGGCGGGAGGTGAGCCGCAGCCCGCTGGAGCATGGCACCGTCCTGTTCGCCAG GCTGTTTGACCTGGAGCCGGACCTGCTGCCCCTCTTCCAGTACAACTGCCGCCAGTTCTCCAGCTCGGAGGACTGCCTCTCTTCCCCTGAGTTCCTGGACCACatcaggaag GTGATGCTCGTGATCGATGCTGCGGTGACCAACGTGGAGGACCTGTCCTCGCTGGAGGAGTACCTTGCCAGCCTGGGCAGGAAGCACCGGGCGGTGGGTGTGAAGCTCAGCTCCTTCTCG ACGGTGGGTGAGTCCCTGCTCTACATGCTGGAGAAGTGCCTGGGCCCTGCCTTCACACCAGCCATGCGGGCTGCCTGGAGCCAGCTCTACGGAGCCGTGGTACAGGCCATGAGTCGTGGCTGGGATGGCGATTAA